In a single window of the Melissococcus plutonius ATCC 35311 genome:
- a CDS encoding NAD(P)/FAD-dependent oxidoreductase, whose amino-acid sequence MEIPEDIYEITIIGGGPTGLFAAFYAGLRQARTKIIDSLPQLGGQLTTLYPEKEIYDIPGFTNIKAAKLIENLTNQIDSYNQTICLNEEVTHLVKEKNYFHIETTKNSHYSKAVIISTGNGAFQPCRLSIANAEKFENTAIYYSIDQLNQFKHKRIAVAGGGDTAMDWALMLESIASEVSIIHRRTKFRGHEYSVEQLKNSNITIYTPYTIEQLLVNEQNFQGIRLKKVKSTQPSTIDLTLDALIVSYGFVSSQDYLNNWGLDTQQNTIKVSSNMQTSIEGIYAIGDICYYDGKVKLITTGFGEAPTAVNNALHFIRPDEKIQPRHSTSLKNNR is encoded by the coding sequence ATGGAAATTCCTGAAGATATCTATGAAATTACAATTATTGGTGGTGGTCCAACTGGTTTATTCGCGGCTTTTTATGCTGGTCTCAGACAAGCACGAACAAAAATCATTGATAGTTTGCCACAACTAGGCGGTCAATTGACTACACTTTATCCTGAAAAGGAGATTTACGATATTCCTGGTTTTACAAACATTAAGGCAGCTAAACTAATAGAAAATTTAACGAACCAAATAGATTCTTATAACCAGACAATTTGTTTAAATGAAGAAGTAACCCATTTAGTAAAAGAAAAAAATTACTTTCACATTGAAACTACAAAAAATAGCCATTATTCAAAAGCTGTCATTATTTCTACAGGAAATGGTGCTTTTCAACCATGCCGATTATCCATTGCTAATGCCGAAAAGTTTGAAAATACTGCCATTTACTATTCTATCGATCAATTAAATCAATTTAAACATAAGAGGATTGCAGTAGCAGGTGGGGGAGATACTGCTATGGACTGGGCTTTAATGCTTGAATCTATTGCATCAGAAGTTTCAATTATTCATCGACGTACCAAGTTTCGAGGACACGAATATAGTGTTGAACAATTAAAGAATTCAAATATAACTATTTATACCCCTTATACTATTGAACAGTTATTAGTAAACGAGCAAAATTTCCAAGGAATTCGTCTAAAAAAAGTAAAATCTACTCAACCATCTACTATTGATTTAACCCTTGATGCTTTAATCGTTAGTTATGGTTTTGTTTCTTCTCAAGACTACCTAAACAATTGGGGATTAGACACCCAGCAAAATACAATTAAGGTATCATCAAATATGCAGACATCAATTGAAGGAATTTATGCTATTGGTGATATTTGTTACTACGATGGAAAAGTTAAATTAATTACTACAGGCTTTGGTGAAGCTCCTACTGCAGTCAATAATGCTCTTCACTTTATTCGCCCTGATGAGAAGATACAACCTAGGCATAGTACTAGTTTAAAAAATAATAGATAA
- a CDS encoding peptidylprolyl isomerase, with amino-acid sequence MFPQLNIENIEGPKAAIKTNQGMITIQLFPEQAPRTVENFVELAKKGYYDAVIFHRVIPNFMIQGGDPTGTGMGGESIYGGKFEDEFSNELFNFRGALSMANAGPNTNGSQFFIVNNQSVPENMIEQLESAGYPEEVVTAYKNGGTPWLDFRHTVFGQVVEGQGIVDKIADVKRDPQDRPLDDVIIDTIEIF; translated from the coding sequence ATGTTTCCACAATTAAATATAGAAAATATTGAAGGACCAAAGGCAGCAATTAAAACAAATCAAGGAATGATTACTATTCAACTTTTTCCAGAACAAGCACCTAGAACAGTAGAAAATTTTGTAGAATTAGCAAAAAAAGGATATTATGACGCAGTTATTTTCCATCGGGTTATTCCTAATTTTATGATTCAAGGTGGAGATCCTACAGGAACAGGTATGGGCGGTGAAAGTATCTATGGTGGGAAATTTGAAGATGAATTTTCAAATGAATTGTTCAATTTTCGCGGTGCCTTATCTATGGCAAATGCTGGACCAAATACAAATGGAAGTCAATTTTTTATTGTTAATAATCAATCAGTTCCTGAAAATATGATTGAACAATTAGAAAGTGCTGGTTATCCTGAGGAAGTTGTTACTGCTTATAAAAATGGTGGTACACCTTGGCTTGATTTCCGCCATACTGTTTTTGGTCAGGTTGTGGAAGGCCAAGGAATTGTGGATAAGATAGCTGATGTGAAAAGAGACCCACAAGATCGTCCACTTGATGATGTGATTATTGATACGATTGAAATTTTTTAA
- a CDS encoding CvfD/Ygs/GSP13 family RNA-binding post-transcriptional regulator, translating into MNYKIGMILNGMITGVQPYGAFVSLDSKTQGLIHVSEIQTGYTQNIDSLLGIGQKVIVQIIDIDEYSKKISLSLRTLEEQIKIVNYHHKKYYTDKNKKIGFSSLEKQLPFWIDEMIDRLIRK; encoded by the coding sequence ATGAATTATAAAATTGGCATGATTTTAAATGGCATGATTACAGGAGTACAACCGTATGGTGCTTTTGTTTCATTGGATTCAAAAACACAAGGTCTTATTCATGTTTCCGAGATTCAAACTGGATACACACAAAACATTGATAGTTTATTGGGGATTGGTCAAAAAGTCATTGTTCAGATAATTGATATTGATGAATATTCAAAAAAAATTAGCCTCTCACTTAGAACATTGGAAGAGCAAATTAAAATTGTCAACTATCATCATAAAAAATACTATACAGATAAAAATAAAAAAATTGGTTTTTCTTCTTTGGAAAAGCAGTTACCATTTTGGATTGATGAAATGATTGATCGATTAATAAGAAAATAA
- a CDS encoding glycosyltransferase gives MKILLYFEGERILAKSGIGRALSHQKRALTEVGIEYTLDTKCIDYDILHINTYGIKSHNIIHKAKKMNKKVIYHAHSTEEDFKNSFVGSNQLSPLVKRYLIGLYSKADHLITPTPYSKLLLEDYKIEVPITAISNGIDLQKFKSSKEKESKFKRYFNILDGQKVIICVGLYFERKGIVDFVYLARQFPHYRFIWFGHAPIYSIPSSIRKIVKENHPKNVEFPGYIKGDIIEGAYSAADLFFFPSYEETEGIVVLEALASHQQVLVRDIPVYQGWLEKNVNCYMGKNNDEFAYYMDALVNKKIPDTKQKGYQVAELRNIKCIGNELKAVYEQVLSKS, from the coding sequence TTGAAAATATTATTATATTTTGAAGGTGAGCGAATTTTAGCGAAATCTGGAATTGGTCGTGCACTTAGTCATCAAAAACGTGCACTTACTGAGGTGGGAATTGAATATACTTTGGATACTAAATGCATAGATTATGATATTTTACATATTAATACTTATGGCATTAAAAGCCATAATATAATTCATAAAGCAAAAAAAATGAATAAAAAAGTAATCTATCATGCACATTCAACAGAAGAAGATTTTAAAAATTCTTTTGTTGGTTCTAACCAGCTTTCTCCTTTAGTAAAAAGATATCTTATTGGCTTGTATTCAAAGGCGGATCATTTGATCACACCTACGCCATATTCTAAGCTATTATTAGAAGATTATAAAATAGAGGTACCTATCACTGCTATTTCAAATGGAATTGATTTACAAAAATTTAAATCATCAAAAGAAAAAGAAAGTAAATTTAAACGCTATTTTAATATTTTAGATGGACAAAAAGTAATAATTTGTGTTGGTTTATATTTTGAGAGAAAGGGAATTGTTGATTTTGTTTATTTAGCGAGACAATTTCCTCACTATCGCTTTATTTGGTTTGGACATGCACCAATATATTCTATTCCAAGCTCTATTCGCAAAATTGTAAAAGAGAACCATCCAAAAAACGTGGAATTTCCAGGATATATTAAGGGTGATATCATCGAAGGAGCCTATTCAGCTGCCGATCTTTTCTTTTTTCCTTCCTATGAGGAAACAGAAGGAATTGTAGTATTGGAAGCACTAGCTAGTCACCAACAAGTATTGGTTCGTGATATCCCTGTTTATCAAGGTTGGCTGGAAAAAAATGTAAATTGTTACATGGGAAAAAATAATGATGAATTTGCTTATTATATGGATGCTTTGGTCAATAAAAAAATACCAGATACAAAACAAAAGGGATATCAGGTTGCTGAATTAAGAAATATAAAATGTATTGGAAATGAGCTAAAAGCTGTTTATGAGCAGGTGCTTTCTAAAAGCTAA
- a CDS encoding glycosyltransferase family 4 protein, translating to MKIGFFTDTYFPQVSGVATSIKTLTDELKKNGHKVYIFTTTDPNAKELEEDVIRMPSVPFISFKDRRIVVRGMWYAYNISKELELDIIHTHTEFGAGLLGKLVGKKLRIPVIHTYHTMYEDYLHYIAKGKVLRPIHVKYFSRIFANHTTGVVCPSQRVIEKLKEYGVTTPMRVIPTGIHIEEFIRTDITKEMSEQLRKQLNLTKDAIFLLSLSRISYEKNIQAIFKGMPKIIEAFPQIQLIVVGKGPYMDDLKQLATELQITENIKFTGEIPHEEIAIYYRTADYFVNASTSESQGLTYLEAIASGTQCVVEGNSYLDMLFNDNSLGVTFETDDDFASTLIHYINSNIKMDKHIWQDKLHEISAAHFGKQMLKFYYDMLDYHRQLLIEKKNSPSIEKIKVKLTSLRK from the coding sequence ATGAAAATCGGTTTTTTTACAGATACGTATTTTCCCCAAGTCAGTGGGGTTGCGACCTCAATCAAGACATTAACAGATGAATTAAAAAAAAATGGTCATAAAGTTTATATTTTTACTACAACCGATCCAAATGCCAAGGAACTTGAAGAAGATGTTATTCGAATGCCAAGTGTTCCATTTATTTCTTTTAAAGATCGCCGAATTGTTGTCAGAGGTATGTGGTATGCTTACAATATTTCAAAAGAATTAGAGTTAGATATTATTCATACACATACAGAGTTTGGTGCTGGACTACTTGGAAAATTGGTTGGAAAAAAATTAAGAATTCCAGTCATTCATACTTATCATACCATGTATGAAGATTACTTACATTATATTGCAAAAGGAAAGGTTTTACGACCGATTCATGTAAAATATTTTTCTCGTATATTTGCAAACCATACAACAGGCGTTGTTTGCCCAAGTCAACGAGTGATTGAAAAATTAAAGGAATATGGTGTGACAACGCCTATGCGGGTCATTCCGACTGGTATTCATATTGAAGAATTTATTCGGACAGATATTACTAAAGAAATGTCAGAACAGTTAAGAAAACAATTAAACTTAACCAAAGATGCTATTTTTTTATTGTCACTTAGTAGAATTTCCTATGAAAAAAATATCCAAGCTATTTTTAAAGGCATGCCAAAAATTATTGAAGCTTTTCCACAAATTCAATTAATTGTTGTAGGAAAAGGACCATATATGGATGATCTAAAACAGTTAGCAACAGAGCTTCAAATAACAGAAAACATCAAATTTACAGGAGAAATTCCACATGAAGAAATTGCTATTTACTATAGAACGGCAGATTACTTTGTTAATGCTTCTACTTCGGAATCTCAAGGATTGACGTATTTAGAAGCTATTGCTTCAGGAACTCAATGTGTAGTTGAAGGAAATAGTTATTTAGATATGTTGTTCAATGACAACTCTTTAGGTGTTACATTTGAAACAGATGATGATTTTGCGTCTACATTGATTCACTATATAAATTCTAATATCAAAATGGATAAACATATATGGCAAGATAAATTACATGAAATTTCAGCTGCTCATTTTGGAAAACAAATGTTGAAATTTTATTATGATATGTTGGATTATCATAGACAATTATTAATTGAGAAAAAGAATTCACCTTCAATTGAAAAAATTAAAGTTAAGTTAACTTCATTAAGAAAATAA
- a CDS encoding NAD(P)-dependent oxidoreductase: protein MKKIGFIGTGVMGKAMVHNLLKNGFCVYIYNRTKSKTDELVKEGAIWQNSPQELVENNEIIFTMVGFPSDVEDVYFGKQGIFKANVKGKILVDLTTSTPTLAQKIEQLAKEKGGMALDAPVSGGDLGAKKATLTIMVGGKQQAYDKVLPIFKVIGKSFNLHGTAGQGQHTKMANQIMIAGTMTGMTETLAYANKANLDLYQVIKTLSGGSAENWSLSNYGPRILKEDYTPGFFVKHFIKDLKIALDEAEKMSLSLPSTKQAYELYEKLSQEGFANDGTQALIKLWWQNGSSSTKKD, encoded by the coding sequence ATGAAAAAAATTGGTTTTATTGGAACTGGTGTCATGGGAAAAGCAATGGTACACAACTTATTGAAAAACGGATTTTGTGTATATATTTATAATCGAACAAAAAGTAAAACAGATGAATTGGTAAAGGAAGGTGCTATTTGGCAAAATAGTCCTCAAGAGCTTGTTGAAAATAATGAAATTATCTTTACTATGGTTGGATTTCCATCAGATGTGGAAGATGTTTATTTTGGTAAACAGGGAATTTTTAAAGCAAATGTTAAGGGAAAAATATTGGTAGATTTAACAACGAGTACCCCAACCTTAGCTCAAAAAATAGAGCAATTAGCCAAAGAAAAAGGCGGAATGGCTTTAGATGCTCCTGTTTCAGGTGGTGATCTAGGTGCCAAGAAGGCAACTCTTACTATTATGGTTGGTGGTAAACAGCAGGCTTATGATAAAGTTTTACCTATTTTTAAGGTGATTGGAAAATCATTTAACTTGCATGGAACAGCTGGTCAGGGACAACATACAAAAATGGCAAACCAGATTATGATTGCTGGTACAATGACTGGTATGACAGAAACATTAGCTTATGCAAATAAGGCTAATTTGGATTTATACCAAGTAATAAAAACTTTATCTGGCGGTAGCGCAGAGAATTGGTCTTTGAGTAATTATGGACCTAGAATTTTAAAAGAAGATTATACACCAGGTTTTTTTGTTAAACATTTTATTAAGGATTTAAAAATTGCCTTGGATGAGGCTGAAAAAATGTCTCTTTCTTTACCTTCAACAAAACAAGCCTATGAATTATATGAAAAGTTATCTCAAGAGGGATTTGCAAATGATGGGACTCAGGCATTAATTAAACTTTGGTGGCAAAATGGTTCGTCTTCCACTAAAAAAGATTAA
- a CDS encoding YkuJ family protein: protein MKHSQLVAIIKRLEAMTEAEDNEIQVRRFEHDGTEKCMVSYDRSTKTFELTEADTGQSYQFDNIDIVAIEIYDLIQ from the coding sequence ATGAAACATTCACAACTTGTTGCGATCATTAAAAGATTGGAAGCAATGACCGAAGCAGAAGATAATGAAATTCAGGTACGTCGTTTTGAACATGATGGTACTGAAAAATGTATGGTCAGTTATGATAGATCAACAAAAACATTTGAATTAACTGAAGCTGATACAGGACAGAGTTATCAATTTGATAATATAGATATAGTTGCAATTGAAATTTATGACCTTATTCAATAG
- a CDS encoding beta-ketoacyl-ACP synthase III — MKQYTKIECTSRYVPDNIITNQQLSEIMDTSDEWIYSRTGIKTRHIVTEENTSDLCIQVAKQLLEKASLQAEAIDFIIVATVTPDYGMPSVACQVQGAVGADFAFAFDVGAACSGFVYALTLADKLIQSGAYHTGMVIGGETFSKILDWQDRSTAVLFGDGAAGVLVKASDEKYFIKEKLQADGTRYRSLTAGYTNNESMFYKNNNYVSAHLKMNGREIFDFVITDVVKNIKDLLEDEEIDTIDYFLLHQANVRLIDKVARKTKLPREKFLTNVASYGNTSAASIPILLDEAIEEKKISLGTQQKVMLTGFGGGLTYGSILLTL; from the coding sequence GTGAAACAGTATACAAAAATAGAGTGTACAAGTCGGTATGTTCCAGACAATATAATAACGAATCAGCAACTAAGTGAGATAATGGATACATCGGATGAATGGATTTATTCAAGAACAGGAATTAAAACACGTCATATCGTTACTGAAGAGAATACTTCTGATTTGTGCATACAAGTTGCAAAGCAATTATTAGAAAAAGCTTCCCTACAAGCAGAAGCAATAGATTTTATTATAGTAGCCACAGTAACACCGGATTATGGCATGCCATCGGTTGCTTGTCAGGTACAGGGAGCTGTTGGTGCAGATTTTGCTTTTGCTTTTGATGTTGGTGCAGCTTGTTCAGGATTTGTTTATGCACTAACATTAGCTGATAAATTAATCCAGAGTGGTGCTTATCATACTGGCATGGTTATTGGTGGTGAAACTTTTTCTAAAATTCTAGATTGGCAAGATCGAAGCACTGCTGTATTGTTTGGTGATGGAGCTGCAGGCGTTTTAGTGAAAGCATCTGATGAAAAATATTTTATAAAAGAAAAATTACAAGCAGATGGTACAAGATATCGTTCATTAACTGCTGGTTATACGAATAATGAGAGTATGTTTTATAAAAACAACAATTACGTATCCGCCCATTTGAAAATGAATGGCCGTGAAATTTTTGATTTTGTTATTACAGACGTTGTTAAAAACATTAAGGATCTCTTAGAAGATGAAGAAATTGATACGATTGATTATTTTCTACTTCATCAAGCAAATGTTCGATTAATTGACAAGGTGGCTCGAAAAACAAAGTTGCCAAGAGAAAAATTCTTAACCAATGTAGCTTCTTATGGTAATACTTCTGCAGCTAGTATTCCTATTTTGTTAGATGAGGCAATTGAAGAGAAGAAAATAAGTTTAGGTACACAACAGAAAGTGATGCTGACAGGTTTTGGTGGTGGATTGACCTATGGGTCAATTCTCTTAACTTTATAA
- a CDS encoding acyl carrier protein: MVFEKIRDIIVEELGKDPEEVQLTTNIQEELDADSLDLFQIINEIEDAFDVKIDTEEGIETVQDLVSYVEKQQAEK; encoded by the coding sequence ATGGTATTTGAAAAAATTCGTGATATTATCGTCGAAGAATTAGGAAAAGATCCAGAAGAAGTACAATTAACAACAAATATTCAGGAAGAATTAGATGCAGACAGCTTGGATTTATTCCAAATTATCAATGAAATTGAAGATGCATTTGATGTAAAGATTGATACTGAAGAAGGCATTGAAACAGTACAAGATTTAGTATCTTATGTTGAAAAACAACAAGCTGAAAAATAA
- the fabD gene encoding ACP S-malonyltransferase, which produces MKTAIIFSGQGAQYPGMGKELYQKEAIVKQTFEEASDQLGYDMAELCFTENERLNETVYTQPAILTVSIAFYRLLESKGIIQPDVVAGLSLGEYSALVASNALSFTQAVSLVQKRGRYMTEAVPSGTGKMVAVMNAKAALIKECCQKANHLGVVSPANYNTPKQVVIGGEKSAVDEAVKLLQEAGIKRMIPLNVSGPFHTALLKPAAKNLAKELANIEFQPMRIPVISNTTAQVMPQDKIKELLELQVMSAVRFADSIETMKTMEITSIIEVGPGKTLTGFVKKIDKQLEIQRVEDIDTLEKTITFLSGR; this is translated from the coding sequence ATGAAAACTGCCATTATATTTAGTGGACAAGGTGCTCAATATCCAGGAATGGGAAAAGAGCTTTATCAGAAAGAAGCTATTGTAAAACAAACTTTTGAAGAAGCAAGTGATCAGCTGGGGTATGACATGGCTGAACTTTGTTTTACAGAAAATGAACGATTAAATGAAACAGTGTATACACAACCAGCAATTTTAACAGTCAGTATTGCTTTTTATAGACTGTTAGAGAGTAAAGGAATAATTCAACCTGATGTTGTTGCTGGTTTAAGCTTGGGTGAGTATAGTGCTTTGGTAGCTAGTAATGCCTTGTCATTTACTCAAGCCGTTTCTCTTGTACAAAAGCGTGGTAGATACATGACCGAAGCAGTTCCAAGCGGCACTGGGAAAATGGTAGCGGTAATGAATGCTAAAGCTGCTTTAATAAAGGAATGTTGCCAAAAAGCAAATCATTTAGGCGTTGTTTCACCAGCTAATTACAATACACCTAAACAGGTAGTCATTGGTGGCGAGAAATCCGCAGTTGATGAAGCCGTTAAATTACTTCAAGAAGCTGGAATTAAACGAATGATTCCTTTAAATGTTAGTGGACCTTTTCATACAGCATTATTAAAACCAGCTGCCAAAAATTTAGCAAAAGAATTAGCAAATATTGAATTTCAACCAATGCGTATTCCTGTAATAAGTAATACAACTGCCCAGGTAATGCCTCAAGATAAGATAAAAGAATTATTGGAACTGCAAGTAATGTCAGCTGTGCGTTTTGCAGATAGTATTGAAACAATGAAGACTATGGAAATTACTTCTATTATTGAAGTAGGACCTGGCAAAACATTAACCGGTTTTGTTAAAAAAATAGACAAACAATTAGAAATACAACGAGTTGAAGATATCGATACATTAGAAAAAACGATTACGTTTTTATCAGGGAGGTAA
- the fabG gene encoding 3-oxoacyl-[acyl-carrier-protein] reductase: MNLAGKNVFITGSTRGIGQAIAQAFAKAGANIVLNGRSEITSDKIEAIKSYGVQCIGISGDISDYESAGKMLQQMMDELGSIDILINNAGITKDQLLLRMSAEDFDTCIKVNLNGTFNMTQHAIKKMMKQRSGCIINMASVTGLIGNVGQANYSASKAGVVGFTKSVAREVAARGITCNAIAPGFIETEMTEVLSDKVKEQMKNQIPLKLFGQVQDVADAAIFLAKSPYITGQVINVDGGLVMNG, from the coding sequence ATGAATTTAGCAGGGAAAAATGTTTTTATTACAGGTAGTACTAGAGGAATTGGACAAGCTATTGCTCAAGCCTTTGCCAAAGCAGGTGCAAATATTGTCTTAAATGGACGTAGCGAGATTACTAGTGATAAAATTGAAGCCATTAAATCCTATGGCGTTCAGTGTATTGGAATTTCTGGAGATATTTCTGATTATGAAAGTGCTGGTAAAATGCTGCAGCAAATGATGGATGAACTTGGTTCTATTGATATTCTAATTAATAATGCTGGAATTACAAAAGATCAATTATTACTTAGAATGTCAGCAGAAGATTTCGATACATGCATTAAGGTTAACTTAAATGGCACATTTAATATGACGCAACATGCGATTAAAAAAATGATGAAACAGCGTAGTGGTTGTATCATTAACATGGCTAGTGTTACTGGATTGATTGGTAATGTGGGACAAGCAAATTATTCAGCAAGTAAAGCAGGCGTTGTCGGATTTACTAAGTCGGTTGCTCGTGAAGTGGCAGCAAGAGGAATCACTTGTAATGCAATTGCTCCTGGCTTTATTGAGACAGAAATGACAGAAGTTTTATCAGATAAGGTAAAAGAACAAATGAAAAACCAAATTCCATTAAAATTGTTTGGACAGGTCCAAGATGTTGCAGATGCTGCTATCTTTTTAGCAAAAAGTCCTTATATTACTGGGCAAGTAATTAACGTAGATGGTGGTTTAGTGATGAACGGTTAA
- the fabF gene encoding beta-ketoacyl-ACP synthase II codes for MNRVVITGYGVASPIGNDPATFLKNLKIGKNGIGPITKFDANDTGITLAGEIKDFPYDKYFVKKDLKRMDMFSLYGVHAALEALEMSQLDTNEIDKDRFGVIVGSGIGGLETLQNQVIRMHDKGPQRVAPLFVPISIINMAAGNIALRVGAQGVCTSIVTACATANNSIGEAFRNIKHGYSDIILAGGSEASITEIGISGFSALTALSKSTDPNRGSIPFDKERNGFVMGEGSGILVLESLDHALARDANILGEIVGYGATCDAYHMTAPLPDGSGASKAMRLAIEEAGIEPDEIGYINAHGTATVANDLAESKAILSLFGEEKGREIPVSSTKSMTGHLLGGAGGIEGIATLNALQEQFIPPTINIDHIDEEITINVITNQSKDHTFNYALSNSLGFGGHNAVICLKRWED; via the coding sequence ATGAATCGTGTAGTTATTACGGGTTACGGGGTTGCCTCACCTATTGGTAATGACCCAGCAACATTTTTAAAAAATTTAAAAATAGGAAAAAATGGGATTGGCCCGATCACCAAATTTGATGCGAATGACACTGGTATTACTTTAGCAGGTGAGATTAAAGATTTTCCATATGATAAATATTTTGTAAAAAAAGATTTAAAAAGAATGGATATGTTTTCTTTATATGGCGTTCATGCGGCTTTAGAAGCATTAGAGATGAGTCAACTTGATACAAATGAAATAGATAAAGATCGTTTTGGTGTTATTGTAGGATCAGGAATCGGTGGATTAGAGACCTTACAAAACCAAGTGATTCGCATGCATGATAAAGGTCCTCAGCGAGTAGCTCCTTTATTTGTGCCTATTTCCATTATTAATATGGCTGCCGGTAATATTGCTTTAAGGGTAGGTGCACAGGGTGTTTGTACATCTATTGTTACTGCTTGTGCGACAGCAAATAATTCAATTGGCGAAGCATTTCGTAATATTAAACATGGTTATTCAGATATTATTTTAGCAGGTGGTTCGGAGGCTTCAATTACTGAGATTGGTATCTCTGGTTTCTCAGCCTTAACTGCTTTAAGTAAGTCAACGGATCCTAATAGAGGATCAATTCCATTTGATAAAGAGAGAAATGGTTTTGTAATGGGAGAGGGTTCTGGAATCTTGGTTTTAGAATCTTTAGACCATGCATTAGCTCGTGATGCAAATATTCTAGGAGAAATTGTCGGGTATGGTGCAACATGTGATGCTTACCATATGACTGCACCATTGCCTGATGGTAGTGGCGCATCTAAAGCAATGCGCCTAGCCATTGAAGAAGCAGGAATTGAACCAGATGAGATTGGCTACATTAATGCACACGGAACAGCTACAGTGGCAAATGATCTTGCGGAATCAAAGGCAATTCTATCATTATTTGGAGAAGAGAAAGGAAGAGAAATTCCTGTTAGCAGTACTAAGAGTATGACGGGTCATCTGTTAGGTGGCGCTGGTGGGATTGAAGGGATAGCAACATTAAATGCTCTTCAAGAACAATTTATTCCACCAACAATTAATATTGATCATATAGATGAAGAAATTACAATAAATGTAATAACCAATCAAAGCAAAGACCATACCTTTAATTATGCATTAAGCAATTCATTAGGGTTTGGAGGACATAATGCTGTTATTTGTCTAAAACGCTGGGAGGATTAA
- the accB gene encoding acetyl-CoA carboxylase biotin carboxyl carrier protein, with protein MELNEIKELLNQFDQSDLTEFDLRDHSFELYMNKNTDTRKSPTETAGKIEEYPSETSLTNKKIKQPTVVESSTTKTATETVTKTTPIAKENAENIVSPIVGVVYLKPAPDKENYKQVGDPVKAGEVVCIIEAMKLMNEITAPVDGTIGEILVENEAIVEFGQPLFQVIKGG; from the coding sequence ATGGAATTAAATGAAATAAAAGAACTCTTAAATCAGTTCGATCAATCAGATTTAACAGAATTTGATTTAAGAGATCATTCTTTTGAGTTATATATGAATAAAAATACAGATACACGAAAATCACCAACAGAAACTGCTGGAAAAATTGAAGAATACCCATCTGAAACTTCCTTGACAAATAAAAAAATAAAGCAACCGACGGTTGTTGAATCTTCAACAACAAAGACTGCAACTGAAACGGTTACTAAAACTACTCCTATAGCTAAAGAAAATGCAGAAAATATTGTTTCACCAATTGTTGGTGTGGTTTACTTAAAACCAGCACCAGATAAAGAAAATTATAAGCAAGTTGGGGACCCAGTTAAAGCAGGAGAAGTAGTTTGTATTATCGAAGCAATGAAATTAATGAATGAAATCACCGCCCCTGTAGATGGTACAATTGGTGAAATTCTAGTTGAAAATGAAGCGATTGTTGAATTTGGACAACCTTTATTTCAAGTGATAAAGGGAGGATAA
- the fabZ gene encoding 3-hydroxyacyl-ACP dehydratase FabZ, whose amino-acid sequence MLNSKEIMAIIPHRYPFLLLDSVEEIIDGKKVIAKKNVTVNEPFFQGHFPDEPVMPGVLIVEALAQAGAVALLSKPDFKGKTAYFGGIEKAKFRKKVVPGDTLILEVEITKIRSVAGLGKGIAKVDGKKVAEAELTFMIG is encoded by the coding sequence ATGTTAAATAGTAAGGAAATTATGGCTATCATTCCACATCGTTATCCATTTTTATTGCTTGATAGTGTTGAGGAAATTATCGATGGAAAAAAAGTGATTGCTAAAAAAAACGTAACAGTTAATGAGCCATTTTTTCAAGGGCACTTTCCAGATGAGCCAGTTATGCCCGGTGTTTTGATTGTTGAAGCACTTGCACAAGCAGGTGCAGTGGCACTTTTATCTAAACCAGATTTCAAGGGGAAAACGGCTTATTTTGGCGGTATTGAAAAAGCAAAATTTAGAAAAAAGGTAGTTCCAGGAGATACTTTAATATTAGAAGTTGAGATAACAAAAATTCGATCTGTTGCTGGACTAGGTAAAGGCATAGCAAAAGTCGATGGTAAAAAGGTAGCGGAAGCAGAATTGACCTTTATGATTGGATAG